One stretch of Deinococcus ficus DNA includes these proteins:
- a CDS encoding ABC transporter ATP-binding protein, whose protein sequence is MTDLSLPAGMIDVRGLTQAYGDKRVLDDVNLSVAEHERCALVGRNGAGKSTLIHSLLGLLPVRQGRVTLRGIPAQQHAWKKHVAYLPEKFQLYPNMTGTENLHFFSQVTGHALNEDRADEVLHAVHLQDDRDRLTGTYSKGMLQRLGLALMLYYDTEIIVLDEPTSGLDPIGREEILGIIRRLRGKTILMASHHFDEIRQVCTHVALLEGGRITKFTLADFTDHYFKGAAHL, encoded by the coding sequence ATGACTGACCTGAGTCTCCCCGCCGGCATGATCGACGTTCGCGGCCTCACCCAGGCGTACGGTGACAAGCGCGTCCTGGACGACGTGAACCTCAGCGTCGCCGAGCATGAGCGCTGCGCGCTGGTGGGCCGCAACGGTGCCGGCAAATCCACCCTGATCCACAGCCTCCTGGGCCTGCTGCCCGTCCGGCAGGGCCGCGTCACCCTGCGCGGCATCCCCGCGCAGCAGCACGCCTGGAAGAAACACGTCGCGTACCTCCCGGAGAAATTCCAGCTGTACCCGAACATGACCGGCACCGAGAACCTGCACTTCTTCAGCCAGGTCACCGGGCACGCCCTGAACGAGGACCGCGCCGACGAGGTCCTGCACGCCGTGCACCTTCAGGACGACCGCGACCGCCTGACCGGCACGTACTCCAAGGGCATGCTGCAGCGCCTGGGCCTGGCCCTGATGCTGTACTACGACACCGAGATCATCGTGCTGGACGAGCCCACCAGCGGCCTGGACCCCATCGGCCGCGAGGAGATCCTCGGGATCATCCGGCGGCTGCGCGGCAAGACGATCCTGATGGCCTCCCACCACTTCGACGAGATCCGGCAGGTGTGCACTCACGTTGCCCTGCTCGAAGGCGGCCGGATCACCAAGTTCACCCTGGCGGACTTCACCGACCACTACTTTAAAGGAGCGGCCCACCTGTGA
- the nosD gene encoding nitrous oxide reductase family maturation protein NosD gives MIRALTLGALLVLSLASAQVSELQRLVDRAAPGSTIRLEPRVYPGNTVIGKAVTVVGQAGTVLQGDHTSNVVRITAPDVRLEGLTIQGSGQSRSSSEEQAGVRVMAPGATLKGLTLRDNYHGIHLNGEAGGATVENCTVTGVKVSTRGAQGNGITIIRSGNHRLLNNTITGTRDGMFFEYSSGDEIRGNRIRHTRYGLHYMYSNDNVFTGNHFSGNLGGAAIMHSERLTLERNEFSFNQGTRSFGLILQGSRNIHVRNNAFHLNQRGLYIEQTVGSRIEGNTFFRNGVGIELWSNSASQVFKENRFDRNTAAAVLVGGESNNQWYENGVGNHWNVPALDLDRNGVADAPMRYHSALGWLIEQNELAYLFISSPALALYEKTNQLFSHDLAVIADEYPLVGRAARPPLWLLPLGLLAVAGGLHARRKTP, from the coding sequence ATGATCCGCGCCCTGACCCTCGGCGCGCTCCTGGTCCTGTCCCTGGCCTCCGCGCAGGTCAGCGAACTGCAGCGCCTGGTGGACCGCGCCGCGCCCGGCAGCACCATCCGGCTGGAGCCCCGCGTGTACCCCGGCAACACCGTGATCGGCAAGGCCGTGACGGTCGTCGGGCAGGCAGGCACCGTGCTGCAGGGTGACCACACCTCGAACGTGGTGCGCATCACCGCCCCGGACGTGCGCCTGGAGGGCCTGACCATCCAGGGCAGCGGCCAGAGCCGCAGTTCCTCCGAGGAGCAGGCCGGCGTGCGCGTCATGGCGCCCGGCGCCACCCTGAAAGGCCTCACCCTGCGCGACAACTACCACGGCATTCACCTCAACGGCGAGGCCGGCGGCGCCACCGTCGAGAACTGCACCGTCACCGGCGTGAAGGTCAGCACCCGGGGCGCGCAGGGCAACGGCATCACCATCATCCGCAGCGGGAATCACCGGCTTCTGAACAACACCATCACCGGCACCCGCGACGGCATGTTCTTCGAGTACTCCAGCGGCGACGAGATCCGCGGCAACCGCATCCGCCACACCCGCTACGGCCTGCACTACATGTACTCCAACGACAACGTCTTCACCGGCAACCACTTCTCCGGGAACCTGGGCGGCGCGGCCATCATGCACAGCGAACGCCTGACCCTGGAACGCAACGAGTTCTCGTTCAACCAGGGCACGCGGTCGTTCGGGCTGATCCTGCAGGGCAGCCGCAACATCCACGTGCGGAACAACGCCTTCCACCTCAACCAGCGGGGCCTGTACATCGAGCAGACCGTCGGCAGCCGCATCGAGGGCAACACCTTCTTCCGCAACGGCGTCGGCATCGAACTGTGGAGCAACTCGGCCTCGCAGGTGTTCAAGGAAAACCGCTTCGACCGCAACACCGCCGCCGCGGTCCTCGTGGGCGGCGAGTCGAACAACCAGTGGTACGAGAACGGCGTCGGCAACCACTGGAACGTCCCCGCGCTGGACCTCGACCGCAACGGCGTGGCCGACGCGCCCATGCGCTACCACTCCGCGCTGGGCTGGCTGATCGAGCAGAACGAACTGGCGTACCTGTTCATCTCCAGCCCCGCCCTGGCCCTGTACGAGAAGACCAACCAGCTGTTCTCGCACGACCTCGCGGTGATCGCCGACGAGTACCCCCTGGTGGGCCGCGCGGCCCGCCCGCCCCTGTGGCTGCTTCCCCTCGGCCTGCTGGCCGTGGCCGGCGGCCTGCACGCACGAAGGAAGACCCCCTGA
- a CDS encoding copper ABC transporter permease: MPYLWKEVLEQTRGKGLWLGLLLVALTSLFLLAQARSYPADLGFEAMLLSLFDMNVYLLPLLAMFLASFSVYQEKELKTLLMLVTKRESGLSFLTRKSLALQTVLIGAFVVAYLLLAFPMKFLLNFHAASFGAFLLALLIFLAVFVQVGVFLGVASRNKMQLIGANILTWFGVVFLLDLAYLYFLPAVTADNARAFAWAYFLNPIHAVRMMLEHQLGLFSLTGMSRMMEKLVFLDPLAFALINALLWPALFFGLALLIRNAGAHHD; this comes from the coding sequence ATGCCTTACCTCTGGAAGGAAGTCCTGGAGCAGACCCGCGGCAAGGGCCTGTGGCTGGGCTTGCTGCTCGTCGCCCTGACCTCACTGTTCCTGCTGGCCCAGGCCCGCAGCTACCCCGCCGACCTGGGCTTCGAGGCGATGCTGCTCAGCCTGTTCGACATGAACGTGTACCTGCTGCCCCTGCTCGCCATGTTCCTCGCGTCGTTCTCGGTGTACCAGGAAAAGGAACTCAAGACGCTGCTGATGCTCGTCACCAAACGCGAGTCCGGCCTCTCGTTCCTGACCCGCAAGTCCCTGGCATTGCAGACCGTGCTGATCGGCGCGTTCGTGGTCGCGTACCTGCTGCTCGCCTTCCCGATGAAGTTCCTGCTGAACTTCCACGCCGCGAGCTTCGGGGCGTTCCTGCTGGCCCTGCTGATCTTCCTTGCGGTGTTCGTGCAGGTGGGCGTGTTCCTGGGCGTGGCCAGCCGCAACAAGATGCAGCTGATCGGCGCGAACATCCTCACCTGGTTCGGCGTGGTGTTCCTGCTGGACCTCGCGTACCTGTACTTCCTGCCGGCCGTCACCGCCGACAACGCCCGGGCGTTCGCGTGGGCGTACTTCCTGAACCCCATCCACGCCGTGCGGATGATGCTCGAACACCAGCTGGGCCTGTTCTCCCTGACCGGCATGTCCCGCATGATGGAAAAACTGGTGTTCCTCGACCCCCTCGCCTTTGCGCTGATCAACGCGCTGCTGTGGCCGGCCCTGTTCTTCGGCCTGGCCCTCCTGATCCGCAACGCCGGAGCCCACCATGACTGA
- a CDS encoding c-type cytochrome: MPEPAPARRPARPGSDLGATLGIFAATFLLSLGGGYLLFNRPAAASAQATAAPAQTTQETHPDTAHNEAPAEETGTTTTAAAPAASAEIFTKRGCVACHSVSALDVQGGVTGPDLSRAYLNVADKHGVPVEDFLKKPTSAVMSSVLGANPLTDEERAQVLSALQAASGK, from the coding sequence ATGCCTGAACCCGCCCCAGCCCGGCGCCCCGCCCGGCCCGGCTCGGACCTCGGGGCCACCCTCGGCATCTTCGCCGCGACCTTCCTGCTGTCGCTCGGCGGCGGGTACCTGCTGTTCAACCGGCCCGCAGCGGCCAGCGCCCAGGCGACCGCCGCTCCCGCCCAGACGACTCAGGAAACGCACCCGGACACGGCGCACAACGAGGCCCCTGCAGAGGAGACCGGCACGACCACCACTGCGGCCGCTCCGGCCGCCAGCGCGGAGATCTTCACGAAGCGCGGCTGCGTGGCCTGCCACTCCGTCAGCGCCCTGGACGTCCAGGGCGGCGTGACCGGCCCGGACCTGTCCAGGGCGTACCTGAACGTGGCCGACAAGCACGGCGTGCCCGTCGAGGACTTCCTGAAGAAACCCACGTCCGCCGTGATGTCCAGCGTGCTGGGCGCCAACCCGCTCACCGACGAGGAACGCGCCCAGGTGCTCAGCGCCCTGCAGGCCGCGTCCGGGAAGTAA
- a CDS encoding TlpA family protein disulfide reductase has translation MPRPLTLLLAATLLTACQPTPATPQGGVPASAPRAAPASAAPDLIRINGRGFTQADLDFAGLMLKLTVLAQDADPAEQAAALKRLDNVNIRLDHVIERYAMSLLGQAKHYAVSEAQLSAARQAWQAKIDVRPAMGQLIADYGPDRFTGRLREYLRQQLVRERIIADLLATERRKSPQAGARELDYNVAKAYDALYQDHAGDLDIQINLRGLPPRPTGAAAPARPAPALHVRDGAGLPLPRPAPTAARPLLVNFWATWCAPCREELPLLLQAKASGRYDVLTVNLDESPGAVQAYLDGQQLGGLPVAHAKAAQLPGWTIPGLPTTYLIGEGWTLRGQKFGPLTRADPWMQGL, from the coding sequence ATGCCCCGCCCCCTGACTCTGCTGCTCGCGGCCACGCTGCTCACCGCCTGCCAACCGACCCCCGCCACCCCACAGGGGGGCGTGCCGGCCTCCGCCCCCCGGGCAGCGCCCGCTTCGGCGGCCCCGGACCTGATCCGCATCAATGGGCGGGGCTTCACGCAGGCCGACCTCGACTTCGCGGGCCTGATGCTCAAACTGACCGTGCTGGCCCAGGACGCCGACCCGGCCGAGCAGGCCGCTGCCCTGAAACGGCTGGACAACGTGAACATCCGCCTCGATCACGTGATCGAGCGGTACGCCATGAGCCTGCTCGGGCAGGCGAAACACTACGCCGTCAGCGAGGCGCAGCTGAGCGCAGCCCGGCAGGCGTGGCAGGCGAAGATCGATGTCCGACCGGCGATGGGGCAGCTGATTGCCGATTACGGCCCGGACCGCTTCACCGGGCGCCTGCGCGAGTACCTCCGCCAGCAACTCGTCCGTGAACGCATCATCGCCGACCTGCTCGCCACCGAGCGGCGGAAATCCCCGCAGGCCGGCGCGCGGGAACTCGATTACAACGTCGCGAAGGCCTACGACGCGCTGTACCAGGACCACGCCGGCGACCTGGACATCCAGATCAACCTGCGCGGCCTGCCCCCCCGGCCCACGGGCGCCGCCGCGCCCGCCCGCCCCGCCCCCGCCCTGCACGTCCGGGACGGCGCCGGGCTTCCCCTGCCGCGCCCGGCCCCCACGGCCGCGCGGCCCCTGCTGGTGAACTTCTGGGCGACGTGGTGCGCGCCCTGCCGGGAGGAACTGCCCCTGCTACTGCAGGCGAAGGCGTCCGGGCGGTACGACGTGCTCACCGTGAACCTGGACGAGTCCCCGGGGGCGGTGCAGGCCTACCTGGACGGGCAGCAGCTGGGCGGCCTGCCCGTCGCCCACGCGAAGGCCGCCCAGCTGCCCGGCTGGACGATTCCCGGCCTGCCCACCACGTACCTGATCGGGGAGGGCTGGACGCTGCGGGGCCAGAAGTTCGGGCCGCTCACCCGCGCCGACCCCTGGATGCAGGGCCTCTGA
- a CDS encoding FixH family protein yields MTRPALIPLCLLAALLAGCGAPARTDVTLTRPPVFLKGEAAPLTLQLHSGGAPASGYAVTAQFSMARMDHGQQEVTLKEVAPGTYTGEVALPMGGEWDVTVNVTRDRDTLEQTLTLRVNDGG; encoded by the coding sequence GTGACCCGCCCAGCCCTGATCCCCCTGTGCCTGCTGGCCGCCCTGCTGGCCGGGTGCGGCGCTCCCGCCCGCACCGACGTGACCCTGACCCGGCCGCCCGTCTTCCTGAAAGGCGAGGCGGCGCCCCTGACCCTGCAACTGCATAGTGGCGGTGCCCCAGCCAGCGGGTACGCGGTGACCGCGCAGTTCAGCATGGCCCGCATGGACCACGGCCAGCAGGAGGTCACGCTGAAGGAGGTGGCGCCCGGCACGTACACCGGCGAGGTCGCCCTGCCCATGGGCGGCGAATGGGACGTCACCGTGAACGTCACCCGGGACCGAGACACCCTGGAACAGACCCTTACCCTGCGCGTCAACGACGGAGGCTGA
- the nosZ gene encoding Sec-dependent nitrous-oxide reductase has protein sequence MNKLLTALLGLSSGLLVSVLFFSDVGRQNARASTPDGELASAAQKVYVPHGKKDEYYLFSSGGHSGQLFVYGVPSMRQIRIVPVFSQDAATGYGFDDASKKMMGGYTWGDFHHPAISETAGDYDGQFLFANDVANNRIAAVDLSLFHTTDILKMPNMGGPHAAVFVTPNTEYIVAPTRFARPLGDEYAPLDKYKEKYKGVVTMIQFDRAKKKLNLAYQIVLPPWSYDLSDAGKKMSDGWVVMTTYNTEFATTNLEINASQKDRDYIVMVNWKKLEQEVAAGKANTVNGVKMIDPRDVEGAIYAIPVAKSPHGVDVTPDGTRFVASGKLAPLMTVFSFQKAFDAIAKKDFVANEFGIPVLKYESVMEREVDPPGALGPLHTQFDDRGNAFNTMFISSEVVKWKLDTGEVIDRQPVFYSPGHATAAEGDTAAPDGTYLITGNKIAKDSFLGVGPSHPESLDLFDISGDKMQHLMSVPIPPEPHYSQMVKADKIKPKLIYDKDETRPDSVWKADDARIERKGSEVHVYGVAMRSKFIFDAKAERKDSFTVNQGDRVFLHITNIDLDQDITHGLEVMDYNLNFEIQPGQTSTLSFTADKSGVFPIYCTNFCSALHQEMSGHLLVQPK, from the coding sequence ATGAACAAGCTTCTGACTGCTCTTCTCGGCCTGTCCAGCGGCCTGCTGGTCTCCGTGCTGTTCTTCTCCGACGTCGGCCGGCAGAACGCCCGCGCCAGCACGCCGGACGGTGAGCTCGCCAGCGCCGCGCAGAAGGTGTACGTTCCGCACGGCAAGAAAGACGAGTACTACCTGTTCTCCTCCGGCGGTCACTCCGGGCAGCTGTTCGTGTACGGTGTGCCCTCCATGCGGCAGATCCGCATCGTGCCGGTGTTCTCGCAGGACGCCGCCACCGGCTACGGCTTCGACGACGCTTCCAAGAAGATGATGGGCGGGTACACCTGGGGCGACTTCCACCACCCGGCCATCAGTGAAACCGCCGGCGACTACGACGGGCAGTTCCTGTTCGCCAACGACGTCGCCAACAACCGCATCGCCGCCGTGGACCTGTCTCTGTTCCACACCACCGACATCCTGAAGATGCCGAACATGGGCGGCCCGCACGCCGCCGTGTTCGTCACGCCCAACACCGAGTACATCGTGGCCCCCACCCGCTTCGCCCGGCCCCTCGGGGACGAGTACGCGCCGCTGGACAAGTACAAAGAGAAGTACAAGGGCGTCGTCACGATGATTCAGTTCGACCGCGCGAAGAAGAAACTCAACCTCGCGTACCAGATCGTGCTGCCGCCCTGGTCGTACGACCTGTCCGACGCCGGGAAGAAGATGTCCGACGGCTGGGTGGTCATGACCACCTACAACACCGAGTTCGCCACCACCAACCTGGAAATCAACGCCTCCCAGAAAGACCGCGACTACATCGTGATGGTCAACTGGAAGAAACTGGAACAGGAGGTCGCCGCCGGCAAGGCGAACACCGTGAACGGTGTGAAGATGATCGACCCGCGCGACGTAGAGGGCGCCATCTACGCCATCCCGGTCGCCAAGTCCCCGCACGGCGTGGACGTGACCCCCGACGGCACGCGCTTCGTCGCCTCCGGGAAGCTCGCCCCGCTGATGACGGTGTTCTCCTTCCAGAAGGCCTTCGACGCCATCGCGAAGAAGGACTTCGTCGCCAACGAGTTCGGCATTCCCGTCCTGAAATACGAGAGCGTCATGGAACGCGAGGTGGACCCGCCCGGCGCGCTCGGGCCACTGCACACCCAGTTCGACGACCGCGGCAACGCCTTCAACACCATGTTCATCTCCTCCGAGGTCGTGAAGTGGAAACTCGACACCGGCGAGGTGATCGACCGGCAGCCGGTGTTCTACTCGCCCGGGCACGCCACCGCCGCCGAGGGTGACACCGCCGCCCCGGACGGCACGTACCTGATCACCGGGAACAAGATCGCCAAGGACTCCTTCCTGGGCGTGGGCCCGTCCCACCCGGAATCGCTGGACCTGTTCGACATCAGCGGCGACAAGATGCAGCACCTCATGAGCGTGCCGATTCCCCCGGAACCGCACTACTCGCAGATGGTCAAGGCCGACAAGATCAAACCCAAACTGATCTACGACAAGGACGAGACCCGCCCCGACTCCGTGTGGAAAGCCGACGACGCCCGCATCGAACGCAAGGGGAGCGAGGTGCACGTGTACGGCGTGGCCATGCGCTCCAAGTTCATCTTCGACGCCAAGGCCGAACGCAAGGACTCCTTCACCGTCAATCAGGGCGACCGGGTGTTCCTGCACATCACCAACATCGACCTCGACCAGGACATCACGCACGGCCTGGAAGTCATGGACTACAACCTGAACTTCGAAATCCAGCCCGGGCAGACCAGCACCCTGAGCTTCACCGCCGACAAGTCCGGGGTCTTCCCGATCTACTGCACGAACTTCTGCTCCGCGCTGCACCAGGAGATGAGCGGACACCTGCTCGTCCAGCCGAAGTAA
- a CDS encoding PhoX family protein gives MTQHPVETSFWHRLLDTKLTRRSAVGSAAVAAAAVTLPVTLSDAQAQANNGGAVSPTGQAAAPRSFPPFRMIEPTTADTITLPAGYRFQVLAPWGEKFTDDGRTIGFNHDFVGFFPIDLLEGGRSSTEALLTINHEYVNPLFVGGNTKERTAQQIRAEMQDVGVSVVRVRREAGTWKVVPDPRNRRIDAFTDVELTGPVRGSAVVKGATTVKGTVGNCSGGQTPWGTLLTCEENVDGYQKAWEGSGYEAMHQGWVTEIDPFDPAWTPKKRTGMGRFRHENAAVVLAKDGRVVAYMGDDMQDACIYKFVSRGKYDPKNRAAARDLLADGDLYVANFGNGTWVLLDYDRNKKLQDARNGDKPLFTSQAEVLADARAAALAVGGTPVDRPEDIEVHPRNGDVYAALTNNSKHGNFFGQIIKWTEAGSDPGALKFLWGVFAYGGPQSGFASPDNLVFDAYGNLWMVTDNSDLGTNPIKAYHGNNAMFFFPTEGPNAGKAYRFAVGPVEAEMTGPVFSPDGRTLFLAIQHPGEDSPSLDQLTSTFAAAPGTKIPRPTLVAIEGFPGWRA, from the coding sequence ATGACTCAGCACCCTGTGGAGACGAGCTTCTGGCACCGCCTGCTGGACACCAAACTCACCCGACGTTCCGCCGTGGGCTCCGCGGCCGTGGCGGCCGCCGCCGTGACGCTTCCCGTCACCCTGAGTGACGCGCAGGCACAGGCGAACAACGGCGGGGCCGTCTCCCCTACGGGGCAGGCCGCGGCGCCGCGCAGCTTCCCGCCCTTCCGGATGATCGAGCCGACCACCGCCGACACCATCACCCTGCCGGCCGGGTACCGCTTCCAGGTCCTGGCGCCCTGGGGCGAGAAGTTCACGGACGACGGCCGCACCATCGGGTTCAACCACGACTTCGTGGGCTTCTTCCCCATCGACCTGCTCGAGGGCGGCCGCAGCAGCACCGAGGCGCTGCTGACCATCAACCACGAGTACGTCAACCCGCTGTTCGTGGGCGGCAACACCAAGGAGCGCACCGCGCAGCAGATCCGCGCGGAGATGCAGGACGTGGGCGTCAGCGTGGTCCGCGTGCGCCGCGAGGCCGGCACGTGGAAGGTCGTGCCGGACCCCCGCAACCGCCGCATCGACGCGTTCACGGACGTCGAGCTGACCGGCCCGGTGCGCGGCAGCGCTGTGGTGAAGGGCGCCACCACGGTCAAGGGCACGGTCGGGAACTGCTCCGGCGGGCAAACGCCGTGGGGCACGCTGCTCACCTGCGAGGAGAACGTGGACGGCTACCAGAAGGCCTGGGAGGGCAGCGGATACGAGGCCATGCATCAGGGCTGGGTGACGGAGATCGATCCCTTCGACCCGGCGTGGACTCCGAAGAAACGCACCGGAATGGGCCGTTTCCGGCACGAGAACGCCGCTGTGGTGCTCGCCAAGGACGGCCGGGTCGTGGCGTACATGGGCGACGACATGCAGGACGCCTGCATCTACAAGTTCGTCAGCCGCGGCAAGTACGACCCGAAAAACCGCGCTGCGGCCCGCGACCTGCTGGCCGACGGGGACCTGTACGTCGCGAACTTCGGCAACGGCACCTGGGTGCTGCTCGACTACGACCGCAACAAGAAACTCCAGGACGCCAGGAACGGGGACAAGCCCCTGTTCACCAGCCAGGCCGAGGTGCTCGCCGACGCCCGCGCCGCCGCGCTGGCCGTGGGCGGCACGCCCGTGGACCGCCCGGAGGACATCGAGGTGCACCCCCGAAACGGGGACGTGTACGCCGCGCTGACGAACAACAGCAAGCACGGCAACTTCTTCGGGCAGATCATCAAGTGGACCGAAGCCGGCAGCGACCCGGGCGCCCTGAAATTCCTGTGGGGCGTGTTCGCCTACGGCGGCCCGCAGAGCGGTTTCGCCAGCCCGGACAACCTGGTGTTCGACGCGTACGGGAACCTGTGGATGGTCACGGACAACTCCGACCTGGGCACCAACCCCATCAAGGCGTACCACGGCAACAACGCCATGTTCTTCTTCCCCACCGAAGGGCCCAACGCCGGCAAGGCCTACCGCTTCGCGGTGGGTCCGGTGGAGGCCGAGATGACCGGCCCGGTATTCAGCCCGGACGGCCGGACGCTGTTCCTGGCGATCCAGCACCCCGGCGAGGACAGCCCCAGCCTGGACCAGCTGACCAGCACCTTCGCCGCGGCGCCCGGCACGAAGATTCCCCGGCCCACCCTGGTCGCCATCGAGGGCTTCCCCGGCTGGAGGGCCTGA
- a CDS encoding putative bifunctional diguanylate cyclase/phosphodiesterase — protein MTISPESPSTLRPARTGPGATGPWLPRVLATLMALGALLYAAWIAWPWGGPQDVTTYSNVLYLPAIYAGFALSAVALRRAARPLRDVLLPLTVGLGLHALGDTLWAYLEMFTALPPFPSVADVAYLLAYPFLGWALARATLDGLGPWRLRRLGLDTLIVVGAVSVYLWWAAVAQIVGSGGPLLVRLTGLAYPAADLVLLTLVVLAVLHGRRPERHLVWFMLGLAAMIGADLGFLVLNSLGTYHEGHPVDLVFTVAYSLLALGAWQYQVSGHAPDPAAPTRRGPGGLQERLAARATRLAAALPYLAAVAAGILQLWVSAEHEFGAYGVHLGAVLILLLVVARQAVTIQDNAQLTRSLQAFTGELELSRQQLSHQVNHDSLTGLPNRRLFEAQLTQAIGEAALRQGRFALLFIDLDSFKAINDRCGQHAGDDLLRQVAARLQSALGTEDRLARQGGDEFMVLADLAGGRDPVRVAQDLLQALRPPMTVDGQAVRVTASIGVSLYPDHAREAGELRRCADLAMFQAKRSSARGYRLFQADEPDPDQALLTRLEGALARGDLGLHYQPLFDLTDHRVVAVEALMRWTDPELGRVPPDRFIPVLEASPLIGPVGLWALDQALTQLARWQARGWRGRMAVNICLAQLADPGFSVAVQAALERHGLRGEQLELEITERAVLIDVRQVTEQLLHLREVGVRLALDDFGMGQGTLLYLLDFPAQVIKLDRRITQGAQDSPRERRVAEALTTFIHALNFEVIAEGVETPEQLDLMKTLGVHLVQGFYLARPGPAASVDALLLPGVPEKARA, from the coding sequence TTGACCATCAGCCCTGAATCCCCCTCCACGCTGCGCCCGGCCCGAACTGGACCTGGCGCGACCGGCCCCTGGCTGCCCCGGGTGCTGGCCACCCTGATGGCGCTGGGCGCGCTGCTGTACGCCGCCTGGATCGCCTGGCCGTGGGGCGGGCCGCAGGACGTCACCACGTACTCGAACGTGCTGTACCTGCCCGCCATCTACGCGGGGTTCGCGCTGTCGGCCGTGGCGCTGCGCCGAGCCGCGCGTCCGCTGCGGGACGTGCTGCTGCCCCTGACTGTGGGCCTGGGCCTGCACGCCCTGGGGGACACGCTGTGGGCGTACCTGGAGATGTTCACGGCGCTGCCGCCCTTCCCGTCGGTGGCGGACGTGGCGTACCTGCTCGCGTACCCGTTCCTGGGCTGGGCGCTGGCGCGCGCCACCCTGGACGGCCTGGGGCCCTGGCGGCTGCGGCGCCTGGGGCTGGACACCCTGATCGTGGTGGGCGCAGTGAGCGTGTACCTGTGGTGGGCGGCGGTCGCGCAGATCGTCGGGTCGGGCGGGCCCCTGCTCGTGCGGCTGACCGGCCTGGCGTACCCGGCCGCGGACCTGGTGCTGCTGACGCTGGTGGTGCTGGCGGTGCTGCACGGCCGGCGGCCCGAACGGCACCTGGTGTGGTTCATGCTGGGGCTGGCCGCCATGATCGGCGCGGACCTGGGGTTCCTGGTGCTGAACAGCCTGGGTACGTACCACGAGGGCCATCCGGTGGACCTGGTCTTCACCGTGGCGTACAGCCTGCTGGCCCTGGGCGCCTGGCAGTACCAGGTGAGCGGGCACGCCCCGGACCCCGCCGCACCCACCCGCCGTGGGCCGGGGGGCCTGCAGGAGCGGCTGGCGGCCCGGGCGACGCGGCTCGCGGCGGCGCTGCCGTACCTGGCGGCCGTGGCGGCCGGCATCCTGCAACTGTGGGTCTCGGCGGAACACGAGTTCGGCGCGTACGGCGTGCACCTGGGCGCGGTGCTGATTCTCCTGCTGGTGGTGGCCCGGCAGGCCGTGACCATTCAGGACAACGCGCAGCTCACCCGGTCCCTGCAGGCGTTCACGGGGGAACTGGAGCTCAGCCGCCAGCAGCTGTCGCATCAGGTGAACCACGACTCGCTGACGGGCCTGCCCAACCGGCGGCTGTTCGAGGCGCAGCTGACTCAGGCGATCGGAGAAGCGGCGCTGCGGCAGGGGCGGTTCGCGCTGCTGTTCATCGACCTGGACAGTTTCAAGGCGATCAACGACCGCTGCGGGCAGCACGCCGGCGACGACCTGCTGCGGCAGGTGGCGGCCCGGCTGCAGTCGGCGCTGGGCACCGAGGACCGGCTCGCCCGCCAGGGCGGCGACGAGTTCATGGTCCTGGCGGACCTCGCGGGCGGCCGGGACCCGGTGCGCGTGGCGCAGGACCTCCTGCAGGCCCTGCGGCCCCCCATGACCGTGGACGGGCAGGCCGTGCGGGTCACGGCGTCCATCGGCGTGTCCCTGTACCCCGACCACGCCCGCGAGGCCGGCGAGCTGCGCCGCTGCGCGGACCTGGCGATGTTCCAGGCGAAACGCAGCAGCGCGCGGGGGTACCGCCTGTTCCAGGCGGACGAACCGGACCCGGACCAGGCGCTCCTGACCCGCCTGGAGGGCGCCCTGGCCCGCGGGGACCTGGGCCTGCACTACCAGCCGCTGTTCGACCTGACCGATCACCGGGTGGTGGCGGTGGAGGCGCTGATGCGCTGGACCGACCCGGAGCTGGGCCGCGTGCCGCCGGACCGCTTCATCCCGGTGCTGGAGGCCTCGCCGCTGATCGGCCCGGTGGGGTTGTGGGCGCTGGACCAGGCGCTGACGCAGCTCGCGCGGTGGCAGGCGCGCGGATGGCGGGGGCGCATGGCGGTGAACATCTGCCTGGCGCAGCTGGCCGACCCGGGCTTCAGCGTGGCGGTGCAGGCGGCCCTGGAACGCCACGGGCTGCGCGGGGAGCAGCTGGAACTGGAAATCACCGAGCGGGCCGTGCTGATCGACGTGCGGCAGGTCACAGAGCAGCTGCTGCACCTGCGGGAGGTCGGCGTGCGCCTGGCCCTGGACGATTTCGGCATGGGGCAGGGCACGCTGCTGTACCTGCTGGATTTCCCGGCACAGGTGATCAAACTGGACCGGCGCATCACGCAGGGCGCCCAGGACAGCCCGCGCGAGCGCCGCGTCGCGGAGGCCCTGACGACCTTCATTCACGCGCTGAATTTCGAGGTGATCGCCGAGGGCGTGGAAACGCCGGAGCAGCTGGACCTGATGAAGACGCTGGGCGTGCACCTGGTGCAGGGTTTCTACCTGGCGCGGCCCGGCCCGGCGGCCAGCGTGGACGCGCTGCTATTGCCTGGGGTTCCGGAGAAGGCCCGGGCCTGA